The sequence GCCGAGGTCCGGCTTTGGCTGCGGCAGGGGAATGACGGCGTTGGTCATGTTTGTCGGCGTCACCGTCCTTGCCCGCAATTCGGCAACGCGCTGGTAGTAGCGCTTGACGTCGCAGGCCTTGAAACTGGCATCGTCGCGGTAGCGGAAAGCCGACGGCAGTTCGGTATAGGGTTTGCGCGTATCGAGCGCGACCATCTTTTCGGTTTCAAGACTGGCATCGCTGAGCGTGTAGAGATCGACGGCCGGATCATCGCAGATGTAACGGCACTGATCGGCCATATCCTTGACATCGTCGTTGCCGGCAAATTGCGACTTTGGCGCGGGGAAGAAGTAGCCATCCGACAGGCGCACGCAAAACAGCATCGCATTGCCGGCATAGATTGCTCCGCCGGACTGGGTCTTCGGCGCCGGGCGCTCCTTCGCCCCGAACGTGCAGCCGAGCGCCGCGAACCGTGCCTGCAGGCCGAAATGTCCCGGCCAGAATTGGATGCGGCGGCCATCTGGCGCAGCACCTCCGTGCGGTTTCTGGCAAGGTCGGCACAAGCGTTGAAGAAGCCGCCCGTGGCGCTTTGCGCCGTGCATCTGCGTTGCCTCTCCAGGCCCTGGATCGCCGCAAGCTGGCGGCGCAGTTGCGCCAGTTCGGGGCTCGCGCCCCCACCGCGGCCGCCAGAAAGCAACTGACCTCTGATGGCGCTGCAACTATCCGCGTAGGAAGACGCCGTGCCAAGCGCAGAGGCCGCCACCGTCACCAGTGCGATCATCATGAGAAACCAGAAACGGATCATCGGGGCGACGTTGTCCTTGTTGCTGACGGACTGGAATCGCGTTCTTTCGACTTGGATAATCTATAACTAAATGAGCTATACCTAATAATTGAAGAGTTACGACATGAAACAGACTTTCATCTAGTGTAATAGGATCGCTCCTGTAAATTCGATATTACATTTTTATTTCAAGATTGAGACGAACCGGAAAACAATGCGGCCAGTCCGGCGGCTGTCGAAATCGCTGGACCATGGACCGCAGGGGCGAACGATCAATCCGGCGTTACCGGCACCTGACCTTGAAACCTTTGCCTGACTGCCGCGTTGATGGGCAGAGGAGAACGCAGATGTCGATCCACTTCACGGTATCGGAACTGACAAGAAACCTTTTCCATTCTCTCGGGCTGGATCACGAGCGCGCGCCACGACCGCTCAATCCCGAGCAAAACCTGTTGCTTGAGTGCTATCTGGCCGGACAGATTCCGGAATCGGCCTGGAGCGACTACGTGTTCGAAACACCGGATCTGGCACGGCATGCCGAGGTCCGGCGCCTGAACCATTGAGCAATTGTTTCTTCAAAGCCAGCCTGGCGGAGGCGTAAGGCCTTACCAGGCAGCCTGTCCGAAAGCTTTCCCTCGCCCATGGACATCAGGGATGTGTATCCGGGTGCCGCCATTTCTCACTGAAAGGTCGGCGGCAACAGCTATTTCTTCGGAGAAACCAGTTGCAACGTGAAGACGTTGCCGCCAACGCCTTGCGCCAAAGCCGGTGAAAAAGTCAGGGGCGTGCAATTCTTGACGGCGGCAATGGCCGCGTCGATGAATGCCTTCCGCGCCTTGTCATCGCCGGCGACTTTGACGGCGGTCGGCCGTGGCGGACCGATCAGCGAGCCGTCGCGCTTGAAGCTGAAGCTCAGGGTTACGGTCGAATTCCCGGCGTCCGCCGGCGGCGTCCAGCACGCCTGGATCGCGTCCCCGACATCATCCATTGTGTTGAGCACTGCTGCCTGTGACGGGAGAAGC is a genomic window of Mesorhizobium huakuii containing:
- a CDS encoding DUF2865 domain-containing protein, producing the protein MHGAKRHGRLLQRLCRPCQKPHGGAAPDGRRIQFWPGHFGLQARFAALGCTFGAKERPAPKTQSGGAIYAGNAMLFCVRLSDGYFFPAPKSQFAGNDDVKDMADQCRYICDDPAVDLYTLSDASLETEKMVALDTRKPYTELPSAFRYRDDASFKACDVKRYYQRVAELRARTVTPTNMTNAVIPLPQPKPDLGNVAAIPQSGTETAAVAQLQSIEASKRPVRVVGPAFFPAE